One window of Thioflexithrix psekupsensis genomic DNA carries:
- the ubiA gene encoding 4-hydroxybenzoate octaprenyltransferase, whose product MLKSNHWKEYLLLMRWHRPIGIYLLLWPTLWGLWVAAQGIPDMLVLFVFVAGVILMRSAGCVINDYADRDFDRHVKRTQDRPLTAGRISAREVLTLFLLLCALAFALVLLLNWFTILLSFVAVILAAIYPFTKRYTYWPQLFLGLAFSWAIPMAFAAQTGSVSLLAWWLLIINLLWTLAYDTLYAMTDREDDLKIGIKSTAILFANADRWIIALLQITVIILLLILGQMIAAHWVYYTALFFATLTFIYQQYLIRAREPAFCFQAFLNNHWTGALIFLGFLLHYLFTLSS is encoded by the coding sequence ATGTTAAAATCAAATCATTGGAAAGAATATTTATTATTAATGCGTTGGCATCGGCCGATTGGGATTTATTTATTATTGTGGCCGACCTTGTGGGGATTATGGGTTGCGGCGCAGGGCATACCTGACATGTTAGTGTTGTTTGTTTTCGTTGCTGGCGTTATCTTAATGCGTTCAGCGGGTTGCGTGATTAATGATTATGCGGATCGAGATTTTGATCGCCATGTCAAACGCACCCAAGATCGTCCCTTGACTGCGGGGCGAATATCAGCGCGGGAAGTCTTGACATTATTTCTGTTATTATGTGCATTGGCTTTTGCATTAGTATTATTGCTGAATTGGTTCACGATTTTACTCTCTTTTGTAGCGGTTATTTTAGCGGCGATTTACCCTTTTACTAAACGCTATACTTATTGGCCCCAATTATTTTTAGGTTTAGCCTTTAGTTGGGCGATTCCTATGGCTTTTGCAGCGCAAACGGGCAGTGTTTCTTTACTGGCGTGGTGGTTATTAATCATTAATTTATTATGGACATTGGCTTATGATACGCTTTACGCCATGACGGATAGAGAAGATGATTTAAAAATAGGCATTAAATCCACGGCCATTTTATTTGCCAATGCGGATCGTTGGATTATTGCGTTACTGCAAATTACGGTGATTATTTTACTGCTTATTTTAGGACAAATGATTGCCGCGCATTGGGTTTATTACACGGCTTTATTTTTTGCCACACTGACTTTTATTTATCAACAGTATTTAATTCGAGCGCGTGAACCTGCGTTTTGTTTTCAAGCCTTTTTAAATAATCATTGGACAGGCGCGCTTATTTTTCTCGGATTTTTATTACATTATCTTTTTACGCTATCGAGTTAA
- a CDS encoding chorismate--pyruvate lyase family protein encodes MDRVRWHEARAWRHVGLSSTWATWLLDRGSLTQRLQQISAAPVQVKVLCQYWDYPANDERQLLHLAPRHYARLREVYLGNGQQYWVFARTVLPESLLTGKYAYLKHWGEKPLGDILFSHPTLMRQQLQITQIPILHPLLKNIRTDFSPFQAKNNPFFWARRSLFYLEKKPLLILEVFLPSLKSDIGLC; translated from the coding sequence ATGGACAGGGTACGTTGGCACGAGGCGCGGGCGTGGCGACATGTAGGGCTGTCGTCAACGTGGGCAACGTGGTTGTTGGATCGCGGATCGTTGACGCAACGTTTACAACAAATCAGTGCCGCTCCTGTGCAGGTTAAAGTATTGTGTCAATATTGGGACTATCCCGCAAATGATGAAAGACAACTATTACACTTAGCCCCACGACATTATGCCAGATTGCGCGAAGTTTATTTGGGAAATGGTCAGCAATATTGGGTTTTTGCGCGGACAGTTTTGCCTGAATCATTATTAACAGGAAAATATGCTTATCTAAAGCATTGGGGAGAGAAACCATTAGGCGATATTTTATTTTCTCATCCCACTTTAATGCGACAACAATTACAAATTACCCAAATTCCTATTTTACATCCTTTATTAAAAAATATAAGGACTGATTTTAGTCCATTTCAAGCAAAAAATAATCCCTTTTTTTGGGCTAGGCGTTCCTTATTTTATTTGGAAAAAAAACCGTTACTTATTTTAGAAGTTTTTTTACCTTCTTTAAAATCTGATATTGGCTTATGTTAA